In the Vitis vinifera cultivar Pinot Noir 40024 chromosome 2, ASM3070453v1 genome, one interval contains:
- the LOC100260920 gene encoding putative glucan endo-1,3-beta-glucosidase GVI, producing the protein MAQLCYFITVVSLLLFLQSDSYAEAGTIGVNYGRLGDNLPPSTQVVALLKSRNINRLRLFDPNLDALEALQGSGIEVVLGTLNQDLPQLAADLSFARSWVSTNVIPYSQTVRFRYISAGNEVIPGNLAAYVFPAMQNLDQALRDAQLPYSIPVSTSVSTAVLGTSYPPSQGEFSMDIDPIMRSITKFLAANGSPFLVNVYPYFSYINDPVNVPLDYALFNSSRVVVRDGELEYKNLFDAITDATYTALEKAGGASVKVVVTESGWPSNENGQIATIENARMYNNNLVAHLSGAKGTPKKPGESIEAYVFAIFNEDLKPRGTEQNFGLYYPNMTEVYHVEFIN; encoded by the exons ATGGCTCAGCTATGCTATTTCATAACTGTTGTGTCTCTTCTGCTCTTTCTTCAATCTGATTCCTATGCAG AAGCTGGAACCATTGGAGTCAACTATGGAAGGCTAGGGGACAACCTCCCACCTTCAACCCAGGTTGTGGCGCTGTTGAAATCCAGAAACATAAACCGACTTCGTCTTTTTGATCCGAACCTAGATGCCCTTGAGGCTCTTCAAGGCTCTGGGATTGAAGTTGTCCTTGGAACACTAAACCAGGACCTCCCACAACTCGCCGCCGACCTCTCCTTTGCCAGAAGCTGGGTCAGTACCAATGTGATTCCATACTCTCAAACTGTCCGGTTCAGGTACATATCAGCTGGAAACGAAGTCATCCCTGGGAACTTAGCAGCTTATGTGTTTCCAGCCATGCAGAATCTCGATCAGGCCTTGAGAGATGCCCAACTCCCATACAGTATTCCCGTAAGTACCAGCGTTTCCACGGCAGTTCTTGGAACTTCATACCCTCCTTCACAAGGGGAATTCTCCATGGACATAGACCCTATAATGAGATCCATAACAAAATTCTTAGCAGCAAATGGAAGCCCTTTTCTCGTCAATGTGTACCCCTACTTTTCATACATAAATGACCCAGTAAACGTCCCATTGGACTACGCCCTATTCAATAGTAGCCGGGTGGTTGTGAGGGATGGGGAGCTTGAATACAAGAACCTGTTTGACGCTATCACTGATGCCACCTACACAGCCCTGGAGAAGGCCGGAGGGGCCTCTGTGAAGGTGGTGGTGACGGAGAGTGGGTGGCCTTCCAATGAAAATGGTCAGATTGCAACCATTGAAAACGCAAGGATGTATAACAACAACCTGGTAGCACACTTATCAGGAGCAAAAGGGACACCGAAGAAGCCAGGGGAGAGCATAGAGGCTTATGTGTTTGCCATTTTCAATGAGGATCTCAAACCCAGGGGAACAGAGCAGAACTTTGGCTTGTACTACCCTAATATGACAGAGGTCTATCATGTTGAGTTCATTAATTAG
- the LOC100266124 gene encoding uncharacterized protein LOC100266124, translated as MGKKKPKDPESGDVFKTLFGYLPKDDASSRSLFSDSNPFRRKPSLSSQTLPFENPSIPDSEVKKRKRTEETDETSQTLEDAPKAQHLVEPKKSKNDKLRNPNLGSESNEELLNSVSESNKTLKKNKGKYIILGSEGNPNSGSEVKEMVDSEKGKEKKKKKRKRDEIEEEYEAQHYGTVAKVEGVGEKRKSVVNPAEMLVSKEGFDDESKLLRTVFVGNLPLKIKKKALLKEFSVFGEVQSVRIRSVPILDSKKPRKGAIISKKINDSVDSVHAYIVFKTEESAQTSLSHNMSVIGGNHIRVDRACPPRKKLKGENDASLYDNKRTVFVGNLPFDVKAEEIYQLFCGIDSLESSIEAVRVVRNPHTSVGKGIAYILFKTKDAANLVVKKRNLKLRDRDLRLYHAKPSSTTPSKRRNPTPAEADISPAKKLASGSRISLESSNRLKTKSVISYQGLQASKSGVPKKGRLQTKEAVKFKSKNQKENTLKEQQKKRPAVAARKAKINAVNAAGGGGGSKQTGKKRKLESQTPEGGRRSKKAKKFR; from the exons ATGGGGAAGAAGAAGCCCAAAGATCCCGAAAGCGGCGACGTTTTCAAAACCCTTTTCGGATATCTTCCCAAAGATGATGCTTCCTCACGTTCTCTCTTTTCCGACAGCAATCCCTTCCGTAGAAAGCCCAGTCTTTCTTCCCAAACACTTCCTTTTGAAAACCCTAGCATTCCCGATTCTGAGGTCAAGAAGCGGAAGAGGACCGAAGAAACTGACGAAACTTCTCAAACTCTTGAAGATGCTCCAAAAGCTCAGCATTTGGTCGAGCCCAAGAAATCTAAGAACGACAAACTACGAAACCCTAATTTGGGTTCTGAATCGAATGAAGAACTTCTTAATTCGGTTTCTGAGTCGAACAAAACGTTGAagaaaaacaagggaaaatatatcattttggGTTCTGAGGGAAACCCTAATTCGGGATCTGAAGTGAAGGAAATGGTGGATTCAGAAAAggggaaggagaagaagaagaagaagaggaagagggATGAGATTGAGGAGGAGTATGAGGCACAACACTATGGGACGGTGGCCAAAGTGGAGGGTGTTGGGGAGAAGAGGAAGAGCGTGGTTAATCCTGCTGAAATGTTGGTCTCGAAGGAGGGGTTTGATGATGAAAGCAAGCTTTTGAGGACTGTCTTTGTGGGGAATTTgccattgaagatcaagaagaAGGCTTTGTTGAAGGAATTTAGCGTGTTCGGGGAGGTTCAGTCTGTGAGGATTCGCTCTGTTCCCATCTTGGAT AGCAAAAAACCAAGAAAGGGTGCGATAATCTCGAAAAAAATCAATGATTCTGTTGACAG TGTCCATGCTTATATTGTTTTCAAGACTGAGGAATCAGCACAGACTTCTTTGTCTCATAATATGTCTGTG ATTGGAGGAAATCACATCCGTGTTGATAGGGCATGTCCACCTCGCAAAAAATTGAAAGGAGAGAATGATGCTTCACTTTATGATAATAAGAGGACTGTTTTTGTGGGAAACCTCCCTTTTGATGTGAAG GCTGAAGAAATTTATCAGTTGTTTTGCGGTATAGATAGCCTGGAGTCCAGTATTGAAGCTGTTCGGGTTGTTAGAAATCCTCATACAAGTGTAGGAAAGGGTATTGCCTATATTCTGTTTAAAACAAAG gATGCTGCAAACTTGGTTGTTAAGAAGCGAAACTTGAAGCTGCGGGATCGGGATCTGAGGCTCTATCATGCCAAGCCTAGTTCCACCACACCATCTAAGAGAAGAAATCCAACACCTGCAGAGGCAGATATTTCCCCAGCCAAGAAGTTGGCGTCTGGTTCAAGGATTTCCTTGGAAAGCAGCAATAGATTGAAGACAAAGTCTGTCATCTCCTACCAGGGCTTGCAAGCAAGCAAATCTGGTGTCCCAAAGAAAGGCCGTCTGCAAACCAAGGAAGCGGTGAAGTTCAAATCCAAAAACCAGAAGGAGAATACACTGAAagaacaacaaaagaaaagaccAGCAGTTGCTGCCAGAAAGGCAAAGATCAATGCAGTAAACGctgctggtggtggtggtggttcaAAACAAACAGGGAAAAAACGGAAGCTGGAAAGCCAGACCCCAGAGGGTGGGCGGCGGAGCAAGAAAGCCAAGAAATTTCGGTAG
- the LOC100264293 gene encoding uncharacterized membrane protein At4g09580 has protein sequence MERRGERDCKENVEGRFPLTFWEVTGASAVVGAFVLGLACVYLTMPASDYSFLKLPRSLEDIQILRDHLEDYTSDYTVQVLVGYCMVYIFMQTFMIPGTVFMSLLAGSLFGVFKGVALVVFTATAGASSCYFLSKLIGRPLVSFLWPDKLSFFQAQVAKRRERLLNYMLFLRVTPTLPNTFINVASPMVDVPYHIFFLATFIGLIPAAYVTVRAGIALGELRSVGDLYDFQSIATLFLIGVVSVTPTLMSKNKS, from the exons atggagaggagaggagagagggATTGCAAAGAGAATGTTGAAGGGAGGTTTCCTTTAACCTTTTGGGAGGTGACAGGGGCATCTGCGGTGGTTGGGGCCTTCGTGTTGGGTCTTGCTTGTGTGTATTTGACCATGCCCGCCTCTGATTACAGCTTCCTCAAGTTGCCTCGCAGCCTTGAAGATATCCAGATTCTCAG GGATCACCTTGAGGACTACACAAGTGACTACACCGTACAGGTTCTGGTGGGATACTGCATGGTCTACATTTTCATGCAGACCTTCATGATCCCGGGTACTGTTTTCATGTCGTTGCTTGCTGGGTCTCTTTTTGGAGTTTTCAAAGGTGTGGCTCTCGTCGTGTTCACTGCAACTGCTGGTGCTTCATCTTGCTATTTCCTCTCAAAACTGATTGGACGGCCCCTAGTTTCATTTCTTTGGCCTGACAAACTAAGTTTCTTCCAAGCGCAG GTGGCTAAAAGAAGAGAGCGGCTGCTGAATTACATGCTTTTCTTAAGAGTGACCCCAACATTGCCAAACACATTTATTAACGTTGCTTCACCGATGGTAGATGTGCCATACCACATTTTCTTCCTGGCAACCTTCATTGGACTGATTCCTGCTGCATACGTCACGGTCAGG GCTGGAATAGCACTTGGAGAGTTGCGGTCAGTGGGGGACCTTTATGACTTCCAGTCAATTGCCACTCTGTTCCTTATTGGAGTTGTTTCTGTCACCCCCACATTGATGAGCAAGAACAAATCATAG
- the LOC100242009 gene encoding inositol-tetrakisphosphate 1-kinase 1: protein MAEQQRRFAIGYALAPKKRESFIQVSLVSLAQERGIDLIRIDTDKPLVDQGPFDCVLHKLYGDDWKKQLQEFSLKNPNARILDPPAAIERLHNRISMLQVVSELKVESHNNTFGIPKQIVIYDYETLGELQAWEPLKFPVIAKPLVADGSAKSHKMSLVFNQDGLKKLGPPIVLQEFVNHGGVIFKVYVVGEYVKCVKRKSLPDVSEEKLNSLEGSLSFSQVSNITTRERNDDKYYKMMHLEDTEMPPQSFITDIARGLRRAMKLNLFNFDVIRDNRIGNRYLVIDINYFPGYAKMPSYETVLTDFFWDIVNQKERDASVTSLKKDGESETGSDRRPIPMRSCDKDSRKYGSDDCCSDGEDKENTISS, encoded by the coding sequence ATGGCGGAACAGCAGCGGAGATTCGCTATAGGATACGCTTTAGCGCCCAAGAAGCGAGAGAGCTTCATTCAGGTCTCTCTGGTGAGCCTTGCTCAAGAGCGCGGCATCGATCTCATTCGGATCGACACCGACAAGCCCCTGGTGGATCAGGGTCCCTTCGATTGCGTTCTCCACAAGTTATACGGCGACGATTGGAAGAAGCAGCTGCAGGAGTTCTCCCTCAAGAACCCTAATGCGCGCATCTTGGATCCCCCGGCGGCGATCGAGCGTCTGCACAACCGGATTTCGATGCTCCAGGTGGTGTCGGAGCTCAAGGTTGAGAGCCACAACAATACTTTTGGGATTCCCAAGCAGATTGTGATTTACGATTACGAGACTCTCGGAGAGCTGCAGGCGTGGGAGCCACTCAAATTTCCGGTGATTGCGAAGCCCTTGGTGGCCGACGGCAGCGCCAAATCTCACAAAATGTCTCTGGTGTTTAATCAGGATGGGTTAAAGAAGCTGGGGCCGCCGATTGTATTGCAGGAGTTTGTGAATCACGGTGGAGTTATCTTTAAGGTGTATGTGGTTGGGGAGTATGTGAAATGCGTGAAACGGAAGTCGCTGCCGGACGTTTCAGAGGAGAAACTGAACAGTTTGGAGGGGTCCTTGTCTTTTTCGCAGGTTTCCAATATAACTACGCGTGAAAGAAACGACGACAAGTACTACAAGATGATGCATTTGGAGGATACGGAGATGCCGCCACAGAGTTTCATTACCGATATTGCAAGGGGATTGCGGCGCGCAATGAAgttaaatctttttaattttgatgtgATTCGGGACAATAGGATTGGGAATCGGTACCTTGTTATTGATATTAACTATTTTCCGGGGTACGCCAAGATGCCATCATATGAGACAGTCTTGACGGATTTCTTTTGGGATATAGTGAATCAGAAAGAAAGAGATGCTTCAGTGACGAGTTTGAAGAAggatggtgaatctgaaacgGGTTCTGACAGAAGACCAATTCCAATGCGTAGTTGCGATAAAGATTCGAGGAAGTATGGGAGCGATGATTGTTGCAGTGATGGGGAAGACAAGGAGAACACCATTTCTTCTTAG